A genome region from Macrotis lagotis isolate mMagLag1 chromosome 4, bilby.v1.9.chrom.fasta, whole genome shotgun sequence includes the following:
- the LOC141521163 gene encoding interferon-induced protein with tetratricopeptide repeats 1-like — protein MSETSEKNHMMDALLELRCHFTWDLMGVDTDLADLEYRIWEEIEFLDTKFNVGIHNTLAYVKHLKGQNEQALESLRQAEEQIQQLHDDEAEIKSLVTWGNYAWIYYHMDKLAEVQIYLDKIETFCKRHSSPFRYKVELPEIDCEEGWCLLKFGKDCYERARACFQKALESQPENPEFYTGFAIVIYRLDHLGREDGPRISLEALRRAVTINPEDNYLKVLLALKLQNADHIEEGEKYLEEALKNRSSQTYILRYAAKFYRRKQCLDKALQLLESALKTTPSSATLHYEVGLCYKAKMIQIKKVANYARKDTDRQELKRVIEVAITHFNTSIGLRPTFESNYIELGNLYAEVGDIHKAEENYQKVLNMKKLPDYIRQNVHYRYGCFLEFKKRSEADALIQYLAGLKINTDNKFIKNKLLITLEKLVKKHLSQNESDVVNWSLLGFIYKVKGEQREAMQFYEKALELGSTLLLSKTSLFPPDAAQTLSYF, from the coding sequence tgAGACATCTGAGAAGAATCACATGATGGATGCCCTGCTTGAGTTAAGATGCCACTTCACATGGGATTTAATGGGAGTAGACACAGACTTGGCTGATTTAGAATACAGAATATGGGAAGAGATTGAGTTCTTGGACACAAAATTCAATGTGGGAATTCACAACACATTGGCCTATGTGAAACATTTAAAGGGTCAAAATGAGCAGGCTCTGGAAAGTTTGAGACAAGCCGAAGAACAAATCCAACAGCTTCATGATGATGAAGCAGAGATTAAAAGCCTTGTGACCTGGGGGAACTATGCCTGGATCTATTATCACATGGACAAACTTGCTGAAGTCCAAATTTACCTGGACAAGATAGAAACATTTTGTAAGAGGCATTCAAGTCCCTTCCGCTATAAGGTTGAACTTCCAGAAATTGACTGTGAGGAAGGGTGGTGCCTGCTCAAGTTTGGAAAGGACTGTTATGAAAGGGCCAGAGCTTGTTTCCAAAAGGCTCTGGAATCTCAGCCTGAGAATCCTGAATTCTACACTGGATTTGCAATTGTCATATATCGTCTGGATCATCTTGGCAGAGAAGATGGTCCTAGAATTTCTCTAGAAGCACTAAGACGGGCAGTCACAATCAACCCAGAAGATAATTACCTTAAGGTTCTTCTTGCACTGAAACTACAAAATGCAGACCAtatagaggaaggagaaaagtatcttgaagaagctttaaaaaatagGTCATCACAGACTTACATCCTTCGTTATGCAGCTAAATTTTATCGCAGGAAACAGTGTCTGGATAAAGCTCTTCAACTCTTAGAATCTGCTTTGAAGACCACTCCATCCTCTGCTACCCTGCATTATGAGGTGGGACTTTGTTACAAAGCAAAAATGATTCAAATCAAGAAAGTTGCCAATTATGCACGAAAAGACACAGATAGACAAGAACTTAAGAGAGTAATTGAGGTAGCCATAACTCATTTTAACACCTCAATAGGGCTTAGACCCACATTTGAATCAAATTATATAGAACTAGGCAACCTGTATGCAGAAGTAGGTGACATCCATAAAGCAGAAGAAAACTATCAGAAGGTATTGAACATGAAGAAACTTCCAGATTACATAAGGCAAAATGTCCACTATCGTTATGGCTGCTTTCTAGAGTTTAAAAAAAGGTCTGAGGCTGATGCTCTCATCCAATACCTGGCAGGACTAAAAATAAACAcagataataaatttataaaaaacaaacttctaATTACTTTGGAGAAATTAGTTAAAAAGCATCTTTCACAAAATGAATCAGATGTGGTGAATTGGAGTCTCCTGGGGTTTATCTACAAAGTGAAAGGTGAACAAAGGGAAGCCATGCAGTTCTATGAGAAAGCCCTGGAGTTGGGCTCCACCCTTCTGCTTTCTAAAACATCTCTCTTTCCTCCAGATGCTGCTCAAACACTCTCCTATTTTTAA